A genomic stretch from Nerophis ophidion isolate RoL-2023_Sa linkage group LG14, RoL_Noph_v1.0, whole genome shotgun sequence includes:
- the and2 gene encoding actinodin2: MPVMAAPQFKPDFWGWYKYFMDSHNQEGVEDMDRLYLAYLQNKHRSEEGPTFNHYLKHLSEIYKACADSDDPECIAESTSKPKAAMVMPAPVRSAAVRMCNPHVDPYCHFPLAHKAAGPEPGPAPAKAPAPVLSPLMPMPMKSPVGFYHAPVLESFLSHEQKAELLRICNHEDVECLQYHLRAAYGYRPAAAPAPSYSALGCDPNDPYCMPVMVQKAPTGFYHLLYPSCDPTVDPLCVGNGAAPSNLGADSGVPQEQHCNPLFDAGCNPLSATKLSGLTKPVLQYAPKDHPAHVAAPMACDPRYDPYCIPAAAAAAGKTWPRLPKHQVRHKVGIRGKTREGHDCYVHYDKDCTPLESRPKAKSDIRAPAEPLCHPYDPSCAKFSAPPAMQAQKSGPGTGTGGIIFPDPDCDPEIDYNCRLRHADTAAEEKTLAKPAKKSMKAVVSFEDFLLGFMSQHK; the protein is encoded by the exons ATGCCCGTCATGGCCGCGCCTCAGTTCAAACCTGACTTCTGGGGCTGGTACAAGTACTTCATGGACTCCCACAACCAGGAAGGA GTTGAAGATATGGACCGTCTGTACTTGGCGTACCTGCAGAACAAGCACAGGTCAGAGGAAGGCCCCACCTTCAACCACTACCTGAAACACCTGAGCGAGATCTACAAAGCCTGTGCAGACTCCGACGACCCAGAATGCATTGCGGAGTCCACCAGCAAGCCCAAAGCTGCCATGGTGATGCCCGCCCCCGTCAGGTCTGCCGCCGTCAGAATGTGCAACCCCCACGTCGACCCCTACTGCCACTTCCCTCTGGCACACAAAGCCGCCGGCCCCGAGCCTGGGCCTGCTCCAGCCAAGGCacccgcccctgtcctcagtcccTTAATGCCCATGCCAATGAAGAGCCCTGTTGGCTTCTACCATGCCCCGGTCTTGGAGTCCTTCCTGAGCCACGAGCAGAAAGCCGAGCTGTTACGGATCTGCAACCATGAAGACGTCGAGTGTCTGCAATACCACCTGAGGGCGGCTTACGGCTACCGCCCTGCCGCCGCTCCTGCTCCCTCCTACAGTGCCCTTGGATGCGACCCAAATGACCCCTACTGCATGCCTGTGATGGTGCAGAAAGCCCCCACAGGTTTCTACCACCTCCTCTACCCCAGCTGTGACCCCACAGTGGACCCCTTGTGCGTGGGCAACGGGGCCGCCCCTTCCAACCTGGGTGCCGACTCGGGAGTGCCTCAAGAGCAGCATTGCAACCCTCTCTTTGATGCCGGCTGCAACCCCCTGTCTGCCACCAAGCTGTCTGGCCTCACCAAACCTGTGCTGCAGTACGCCCCTAAGGACCATCCTGCACACGTCGCCGCTCCCATGGCCTGCGACCCCCGCTACGACCCGTACTGCATACCGGCAGCCGCCGCTGCCGCTGGCAAGACGTGGCCACGTCTCCCAAAGCACCAG GTTCGCCACAAGGTCGGCATTCGCGGCAAGACCAGGGAGGGCCATGACTGCTATGTGCACTATGACAAAGACTGCACGCCGCTGGAGTCTCGCCCCAAGGCCAAGAGCGACATCCGGGCTCCGGCCGAGCCTCTCTGCCATCCCTATGACCCCAGCTGTGCCAAGTTTTCTGCACCCCCCGCCATGCAAGCCCAAAAGTCCGGCCCAGGCACAGGCACAGGCGGCATTATCTTCCCAGACCCCGACTGCGACCCCGAGATTGACTACAACTGTCGCCTGCGTCACGCCGACACCGCCGCTGAGGAGAAGACGTTGGCCAAGCCCGCCAAGAAGTCCATGAAAGCTGTCGTCAGCTTTGAAGACTTCCTGCTGGGCTTCATGAGCCAGCACAAATAG